Proteins encoded in a region of the Neodiprion virginianus isolate iyNeoVirg1 chromosome 2, iyNeoVirg1.1, whole genome shotgun sequence genome:
- the LOC124297860 gene encoding T-box transcription factor TBX20-like isoform X2 codes for MPAKGERGKATDFSIAAIMAPRGPSFGHYHLQGLANGTTNGVQTTPADLVAAATAVAEEVLDDDDEGEDGVGEGESEDAERSTNDEEQEVDVDVEECSSVEDTSPSLLEEQVSAKLDGDVERRHRRRTSCNSDELRDVECHLETKELWDKFNDLGTEMIITKTGRRMFPTCRVSFNGLRSEGRYAVLMDIVPVDNKRYRYAYHRSSWLVAGKADPPAPARLYLHPDSPFTGEQLRKQVVSFEKVKLTNNENDEQGQIILNSMHRYQPRIHLVRCRSPEDNSPITDLQHEEHKTFIFPEAIFTAVTAYQNQLITKLKIDSNPFAKGFRDSSRLTDFDR; via the exons ATGCCCGCCAAGGGGGAGAGGGGCAAGGCGACGGACTTCAGCATAGCGGCCATCATGGCGCCCAGAGGTCCTTCGTTTGGACATTACCACCTGCAGGGTCTCGCCAACGGCACCACCAATG GCGTTCAAACGACGCCAGCGGATCTTGTTGCCGCTGCGACTGCCGTGGCCGAAGAAGTCCTGGACGACGATGACGAGGGTGAAGACGGGGTCGGTGAAGGTGAGAGTGAGGACGCGGAGAGATCGACCAATGACGAGGAGCAGGAggtcgacgtcgacgtcgaggAGTGCAGCAGCGTCGAAGACACGTCGCCGAGCCTACTCGAAGAACAAGTCTCAGCCAAGCTTGACGGTGACGTTGAACGGAGACACCGCCGACGGACGAGCTGCAATTCCGACGAATTGCGGGACGTCGAATGTCACTTGGAGACCAAGGAGCTTTGGGACAAGTTCAACGACCTTGGGACCGAAATGATCATCACCAAAACGGGCCG ACGGATGTTCCCGACCTGTCGAGTGTCGTTCAATGGCCTGAGATCGGAGGGCCGGTACGCAGTGCTGATGGACATTGTGCCTGTGGACAACAAGAGGTACCGATACGCCTACCACAGGAGCTCGTGGCTAGTCGCCGGGAAGGCAGATCCCCCGGCACCGGCCCGCCTCTACCTTCACCCCGACTCGCCCTTCACCGGGGAGCAGCTGCGCAAGCAGGTCGTCTCCTTCGAGAAGGTGAAGTTGACCAACAACGAGAATGATGAGCAGGGCCAG attaTCTTGAACTCTATGCACCGATACCAGCCAAGAATACACTTGGTTCGATGTCGTTCGCCGGAGGACAACAGCCCGATTACGGACCTTCAGCATGAGGAACACAAGACTTTCATCTTTCCGGAAGCCATATTTACTGCGGTTACGGCATACCAGAATCAGCTG ATAACCAAGTTGAAAATTGACAGCAATCCGTTTGCTAAGGGTTTTCGCGATTCATCCAGGCTGACGGATTTTGACCG gTAA